One genomic segment of Elusimicrobiota bacterium includes these proteins:
- the lipM gene encoding Octanoyltransferase LipM has product MLATQPTFKIVDSGPLPGERNMEIDRAALEDIQLNALSNPILRFFEWTTPTVTYGYLLEFEEVKKWASPHGALPLVKRPTGGGAVLHSPSDLSLSLLWPRGMGYFSETPRACYAEIHSIILKTLISSGEIGKAFLYKAAIPTKAGIQASHPSFKCKSKDWIPASAGMTKVPACFQEPVCNDLMQDGKKILGGALRITRDAILYQGTLQIAASIDWGQLKNRLAENFNHGR; this is encoded by the coding sequence ATGCTGGCCACTCAGCCCACTTTCAAAATCGTTGATTCCGGCCCCCTTCCTGGGGAACGGAATATGGAGATCGACCGCGCCGCATTGGAAGACATCCAACTCAACGCCTTGAGTAATCCCATACTTCGTTTCTTTGAGTGGACCACACCTACGGTCACTTATGGATATCTGCTTGAATTTGAAGAGGTCAAAAAATGGGCGTCTCCCCATGGCGCGCTACCGCTCGTTAAGCGCCCGACCGGCGGAGGAGCCGTTTTGCATTCCCCCTCTGACTTGAGCCTTTCTCTCCTTTGGCCAAGAGGCATGGGTTATTTCTCTGAAACTCCCCGCGCGTGTTATGCGGAAATTCATTCCATTATTTTGAAAACGTTGATCTCGTCTGGTGAAATTGGAAAGGCCTTCTTATACAAAGCCGCCATCCCCACAAAGGCGGGGATACAGGCCTCCCACCCTTCGTTCAAATGCAAGTCGAAAGACTGGATTCCCGCCTCCGCGGGAATGACGAAGGTACCCGCCTGCTTTCAGGAACCGGTCTGCAATGATCTGATGCAAGATGGTAAAAAGATTTTGGGGGGAGCGCTTCGGATCACCAGAGATGCCATTTTGTATCAGGGAACTCTGCAGATAGCGGCCTCAATAGACTGGGGCCAACTCAAAAATCGATTGGCGGAGAACTTTAACCATGGCCGCTAA
- the mazG gene encoding Nucleoside triphosphate pyrophosphohydrolase/pyrophosphatase MazG, protein MAQLRSKSGCPWDREQTHISLVKYLREETKELEQAIRKKDMANLEEELGDVLLQILFHSQIASEKNLFDIEDVIQTLTTKLTLRHPHVFGDKKHEKWTAQDVVARWDEIKQREKEIRRKMRRKR, encoded by the coding sequence ATGGCTCAACTGCGCTCCAAAAGCGGCTGCCCGTGGGACCGAGAGCAAACACACATTTCGTTGGTGAAATATCTCCGTGAAGAAACCAAAGAGTTGGAACAGGCAATCCGAAAGAAAGACATGGCCAACCTCGAAGAAGAGTTGGGGGACGTGTTGCTCCAAATCCTTTTTCATTCTCAAATCGCTTCAGAAAAAAACCTTTTTGACATAGAGGACGTTATCCAAACGCTCACCACAAAACTGACGCTTCGCCACCCCCATGTGTTTGGAGACAAAAAACATGAAAAGTGGACGGCTCAAGACGTGGTGGCCCGCTGGGATGAAATCAAACAACGCGAAAAAGAAATACGCCGAAAAATGAGGCGTAAACGCTAA
- the lipA gene encoding Lipoyl synthase: protein MMPTQDKIIVQNRPFRLRLPKYFTQTIPSGPAFDAVQNSIKEFKLNTVCEAAKCPNRTHCYERGTLTFQILGDTCTRSCGFCAEKFWSPNSNPLGPVDPSEPFRVVEAAKKLKLQHVVITSPARDDLKDQGSGQFVAVINHFRKEMPHVTVEVLIPDFQGQQEYLDSVFAASPDIFNHNIETVRRLTPKVRSKATYDRTLFVLSTASAYRPRTMDHKPFRTKSGIMVGHGETREELLQTFQDLMAVGCQMLTLGQYLPPSPHHLPVDRFYTPEEFDQLRQEALQCGFVDVAAGPLVRSSYHADESVRKTVLGT, encoded by the coding sequence ATGATGCCGACCCAAGATAAAATTATTGTACAGAACCGCCCCTTCCGTTTGAGACTGCCCAAATATTTCACCCAAACCATTCCTTCTGGCCCGGCGTTTGACGCCGTCCAAAATTCCATTAAAGAGTTTAAGTTGAACACGGTGTGCGAGGCGGCCAAATGCCCCAACCGCACCCATTGTTATGAACGGGGCACCTTGACCTTCCAAATTCTGGGCGATACCTGCACAAGGTCCTGCGGTTTCTGCGCCGAAAAATTTTGGTCTCCCAACAGCAATCCTTTGGGCCCTGTGGATCCCTCTGAACCCTTTCGTGTGGTTGAGGCCGCCAAAAAGTTAAAACTCCAACATGTGGTCATCACCTCACCAGCGAGAGATGATTTGAAGGATCAGGGATCAGGACAGTTCGTGGCTGTCATCAACCATTTCCGAAAGGAAATGCCCCACGTGACAGTGGAAGTTCTGATTCCAGATTTCCAAGGACAACAAGAATATCTCGATTCCGTTTTTGCCGCATCCCCTGACATTTTTAATCACAACATTGAAACGGTTCGCCGCTTGACGCCCAAAGTGCGGAGCAAAGCCACTTATGACCGGACTTTGTTTGTCTTAAGTACGGCATCGGCCTATAGACCAAGGACTATGGACCATAAACCATTCCGGACGAAGTCCGGAATTATGGTGGGCCATGGCGAAACGAGAGAAGAGCTGCTTCAAACTTTCCAGGATTTGATGGCTGTCGGTTGCCAAATGTTGACCCTGGGCCAATATCTCCCTCCTTCTCCTCATCATTTGCCGGTGGACCGATTTTATACGCCGGAAGAATTTGACCAACTGCGGCAAGAAGCCCTACAATGCGGCTTCGTTGACGTCGCCGCAGGACCGCTTGTCAGAAGCTCCTACCACGCAGACGAATCAGTGAGAAAGACAGTACTTGGTACTTAG
- the gcvH gene encoding Glycine cleavage system H protein, whose product MINPDQCRFAKSHEWLAPDGTVGISDHAQKEITDVVFVELPKLGKDVIAGEAVAVVESVKAAFDIYAPVSGKIVKVNTEVSKNPALVNQSPYGKGWLFTIEKINGEEEKKLMDHQSYLSFLSSDEH is encoded by the coding sequence GTGATCAACCCAGACCAATGTAGATTCGCTAAATCCCATGAGTGGTTAGCACCCGACGGCACCGTCGGCATATCGGACCATGCCCAAAAAGAAATCACCGATGTGGTGTTTGTGGAATTGCCCAAATTGGGAAAAGACGTAATAGCGGGAGAGGCGGTGGCCGTTGTGGAATCGGTCAAAGCGGCGTTTGATATTTACGCTCCCGTATCAGGAAAAATCGTGAAAGTGAACACGGAGGTCAGCAAAAATCCCGCCCTCGTAAACCAATCACCTTACGGCAAGGGCTGGCTTTTCACCATTGAAAAAATAAACGGAGAAGAGGAGAAAAAACTTATGGATCATCAATCCTATCTCTCCTTCCTTTCTTCTGACGAGCACTAA
- the xerC_2 gene encoding Tyrosine recombinase XerC yields MRQRGGSYSAYWREDGKVKELSLGSNLRLAKIELADIEKRILAKKNGAEKEMAWDDFVNQYLGCCQVDMAKTTVIRVRVVFSNLKKTMPIQTIRDLTPEALEEYKQRRKNFGTQASTINRELTTLKSAMKKAGEWGYASPNIWGVRKLPTVKKRPVFYTTEELNAILKWADPLWQTVIHLGVYLGLRRGEILNLEWNHIDFEHDVVRIRANEDWHPKNREEREVPMRSTLKKHLLNWKSVSLNGAAKIIPWNYSVISFSQAFTRIVKKAGVNKGSLHTLRHTFASHLASAGVDLLRVGRMMGHSSVVTTQIYAHLMPSSLKEAVTYLPEIGIPLPGPTPISEKTTPHSNPSVLQSLTC; encoded by the coding sequence ATGAGGCAACGCGGGGGATCTTACTCCGCTTATTGGAGAGAAGACGGGAAGGTCAAAGAATTATCACTCGGATCAAATCTGCGTCTTGCGAAAATTGAACTGGCTGATATCGAAAAACGAATCCTGGCGAAAAAGAATGGCGCAGAAAAAGAAATGGCGTGGGATGATTTTGTGAACCAGTACTTGGGATGTTGTCAGGTGGACATGGCCAAAACCACGGTGATTCGAGTTCGCGTGGTTTTTTCCAATTTAAAAAAGACGATGCCGATCCAAACAATCAGGGATCTCACTCCCGAAGCGCTCGAGGAGTATAAACAGCGCCGAAAAAACTTTGGCACTCAAGCATCAACAATTAATCGGGAACTCACCACGCTTAAATCCGCGATGAAAAAAGCAGGAGAGTGGGGTTACGCCTCGCCTAACATTTGGGGTGTCCGAAAACTTCCCACCGTCAAAAAGCGACCGGTGTTCTATACAACCGAGGAATTGAACGCGATCTTGAAGTGGGCCGATCCTCTCTGGCAAACGGTGATTCATCTGGGAGTTTATCTGGGCCTACGACGCGGAGAAATTCTAAATCTGGAATGGAACCACATTGATTTTGAACATGACGTCGTGCGGATCAGAGCCAACGAGGACTGGCACCCGAAAAACAGAGAAGAGCGTGAGGTCCCGATGCGCTCAACTTTGAAAAAGCATCTCCTTAATTGGAAATCAGTCTCGCTAAACGGTGCGGCGAAAATAATACCGTGGAATTACAGCGTAATCTCTTTCTCTCAAGCCTTTACCCGCATCGTTAAAAAGGCCGGCGTAAATAAAGGGTCACTGCACACGCTCAGGCACACTTTTGCTTCCCACCTCGCATCTGCAGGCGTTGATCTTCTCCGGGTTGGCCGGATGATGGGACACTCGTCGGTGGTCACCACGCAAATCTATGCCCATCTAATGCCTTCCAGCTTAAAAGAAGCAGTCACCTATCTCCCTGAAATCGGCATTCCCCTTCCAGGCCCGACACCTATTTCAGAGAAGACTACTCCGCATTCCAACCCCTCCGTGTTGCAGTCTTTGACTTGTTAA
- the gcvPB gene encoding putative glycine dehydrogenase (decarboxylating) subunit 2, producing the protein MNPPEKLLVDQSVPGRRAARIPASPVSQPLEKLVPAHLLRKKKPRLPEVTEFQVVRHFTRLSHLNFSIDANFYPLGSCTMKYNPKVNDAISALPGFRLSHPLAPDAVNQGILELLFDLEQWLCKMAGMDAFTLHPAAGAHGEFCGILIALAYHRSKGHKKNVVLVPDSAHGTNPASAAMAGLSVVQVKSQPNGHIDMADFRSKLNDDVALVMMTLPNTLGLFEEETEALTREAHAKGALVYLDGANFNALAGLIRPGDLGFDICHINLHKTFSTPHGGGGPGAGPVGVKKALEPFLPVPRVIKENGVFHLRDSKHQFPQSIGQLRSFAGNTGILIRAYTYMLSLGENGVKEMSRRAILNANYVRVRLSKLFKAVLNEPCMHEAVFSGVTLHDYGLKTLDLAKRLLDYGYYAPTIYFPLIVPEALMIEPTETETPETLEEFCNTIEKIMEEAKTNPTLLQTAPHTTPVRRLDEVKAARDPILKWDGWDETLVFHAGHSAHFQNR; encoded by the coding sequence ATGAACCCGCCCGAGAAATTATTGGTGGATCAATCGGTCCCTGGCCGGCGCGCGGCAAGGATTCCGGCCTCACCGGTGTCTCAGCCGCTTGAAAAACTGGTCCCCGCCCATCTTCTCCGCAAGAAAAAACCGCGTCTGCCGGAGGTTACCGAATTCCAGGTGGTTCGCCATTTCACGCGCCTTTCTCATTTGAATTTTTCAATTGACGCCAATTTTTATCCGCTGGGCAGCTGCACGATGAAATACAACCCCAAAGTCAATGATGCCATCTCTGCCCTGCCGGGTTTTCGGCTCTCCCATCCTTTGGCGCCCGACGCCGTCAACCAAGGCATTCTTGAGTTGCTGTTTGATTTGGAACAGTGGCTCTGCAAAATGGCGGGCATGGACGCTTTCACCTTGCACCCCGCGGCTGGCGCGCATGGAGAATTTTGCGGCATTTTGATTGCATTGGCCTATCATCGATCAAAGGGTCACAAGAAAAATGTGGTGCTTGTTCCGGACTCAGCTCACGGCACCAACCCCGCCAGCGCGGCCATGGCGGGCCTGAGCGTCGTGCAAGTCAAATCCCAACCCAATGGTCATATTGATATGGCTGATTTCCGCTCCAAACTGAATGACGATGTGGCGTTGGTCATGATGACATTGCCGAATACCTTGGGTCTTTTTGAGGAAGAAACCGAAGCCCTCACGCGCGAGGCTCATGCCAAAGGCGCCTTGGTCTATTTGGACGGAGCCAATTTCAACGCCTTGGCCGGCCTGATCCGCCCTGGCGATTTGGGTTTTGACATCTGCCACATCAATCTGCACAAAACTTTCTCCACACCGCATGGCGGCGGTGGCCCCGGCGCCGGGCCCGTGGGTGTCAAAAAAGCTCTCGAACCCTTTCTTCCGGTTCCCCGCGTGATCAAAGAAAATGGCGTATTTCATTTACGGGATTCAAAACATCAATTCCCACAATCCATCGGACAACTTCGCAGTTTTGCTGGAAACACCGGAATTCTCATTCGAGCCTACACTTACATGTTGTCCTTGGGCGAGAACGGTGTCAAAGAAATGAGCCGCCGAGCCATCCTCAATGCCAACTACGTCCGTGTGCGACTCTCAAAACTTTTCAAGGCGGTGTTGAACGAACCTTGTATGCATGAGGCGGTTTTCTCAGGTGTGACCCTTCATGATTATGGACTCAAAACACTGGATTTGGCCAAACGGTTGCTCGATTATGGTTATTACGCGCCCACCATCTATTTCCCGCTGATCGTTCCCGAGGCTCTCATGATTGAACCCACGGAAACGGAAACGCCCGAAACGTTAGAAGAATTCTGCAACACCATTGAGAAAATTATGGAGGAAGCCAAAACCAACCCCACGCTTCTCCAAACGGCCCCTCACACGACACCTGTTCGACGCTTGGACGAGGTCAAAGCGGCTCGCGACCCCATTCTCAAATGGGACGGCTGGGACGAAACATTGGTATTCCATGCTGGCCACTCAGCCCACTTTCAAAATCGTTGA
- the pdhD gene encoding Dihydrolipoyl dehydrogenase: MKLVIIGAGPAGEAAAKTARALGSSHTEPLDITLIEKEEVGGLCLNKGCIPSKTLLEEVRKRVQGDLPITWPEIQSFKTEVVSGIRGQLENAFKTQRIKLIKGSARFNWPSSLEIVSSNGTQTIHFDKAIIATGTASFFPPPLDQFRDLLWDSDRMLNISHTPKSIIIVGGGAVGCEFACLLNAAGAKVTLIELKDNLLPGEDPQIAEALAKIFEARGMVIKTGNKVVAAERNEQGWQLALSKGDILQSEEVLVCVGRLPVYKDLNLDSAGIRTENNRLVLDDRLHTTNPNVLAAGDAATTRLAHAAAVQGEVAAINALGGNERFDDSLTPRCLYSWPEVASVGKWKYQLEEANKPVKTTRAFFKGSSKALASKEAEGFVQIVFDPDTGKIFGAQIIGPHATELIHNFSIAIKTQMTLKDLKQVMFAHPTLSEVIRDAARR, encoded by the coding sequence ATGAAACTGGTCATTATCGGGGCCGGGCCGGCAGGCGAGGCGGCTGCCAAAACAGCCAGGGCCCTTGGCTCTTCCCACACAGAACCCCTCGACATCACTCTCATTGAAAAAGAAGAGGTGGGAGGCTTGTGTCTCAACAAAGGCTGCATTCCATCAAAAACACTTTTGGAAGAAGTGCGCAAACGCGTGCAAGGCGACCTTCCCATCACATGGCCGGAAATTCAATCCTTTAAAACAGAAGTTGTTTCAGGAATTCGAGGCCAATTAGAAAACGCGTTTAAAACACAACGTATAAAACTGATCAAGGGATCCGCCCGGTTTAATTGGCCCTCCTCTCTTGAGATTGTGTCATCGAATGGAACCCAAACCATCCATTTTGATAAAGCGATTATTGCCACAGGAACCGCGTCTTTCTTCCCTCCCCCACTCGATCAATTTCGAGATCTTCTTTGGGACAGCGACCGCATGCTCAATATTTCTCACACCCCCAAAAGTATCATCATCGTGGGAGGGGGCGCCGTGGGATGCGAATTTGCCTGTCTGCTGAATGCCGCGGGGGCAAAAGTGACGTTGATTGAACTCAAAGACAATCTGCTCCCCGGAGAGGACCCCCAGATCGCGGAGGCCCTGGCCAAAATCTTTGAAGCCCGCGGCATGGTTATCAAAACAGGAAACAAGGTGGTCGCCGCAGAAAGAAATGAGCAGGGATGGCAATTGGCCCTCTCCAAAGGAGACATTCTCCAATCTGAAGAGGTGTTGGTGTGCGTGGGCCGACTTCCCGTTTATAAAGACCTTAATTTGGACTCCGCCGGAATTCGAACTGAAAACAACCGATTGGTTTTAGATGACCGTCTCCACACCACGAACCCCAACGTGTTGGCAGCAGGAGACGCCGCCACGACGCGATTGGCTCACGCGGCCGCGGTCCAAGGTGAGGTGGCGGCTATAAACGCTCTGGGAGGAAATGAACGGTTTGATGATTCCCTGACTCCTCGCTGCCTCTACAGTTGGCCGGAAGTGGCCAGCGTTGGGAAATGGAAATATCAGCTGGAGGAAGCCAACAAACCGGTCAAAACCACCCGGGCATTTTTCAAAGGATCATCGAAAGCCTTGGCGTCCAAGGAGGCCGAAGGATTTGTGCAAATTGTTTTCGATCCCGACACAGGAAAAATTTTTGGCGCTCAAATAATCGGCCCTCACGCGACGGAACTCATCCACAACTTCTCCATCGCAATAAAAACACAAATGACTCTCAAAGATTTAAAACAAGTGATGTTCGCCCACCCCACCTTAAGTGAAGTGATTCGAGACGCCGCCCGAAGATAA
- the queF gene encoding NADPH-dependent 7-cyano-7-deazaguanine reductase — protein sequence MKTKLGYTDRHAVAGIKASLPAIECWPNQYPNYDITITVPEYTSICPKTQLPDFGTIKIIYRPNKLCMELKSLKMYLLAYRNLGIFYENAVNRILKDVVKSCSPKWCVVRGEFSSRGGIHSTIEARYR from the coding sequence ATGAAAACAAAACTGGGGTATACCGATCGTCACGCCGTGGCGGGAATCAAGGCGAGTTTGCCCGCCATTGAATGCTGGCCCAATCAATATCCGAATTATGACATCACGATCACAGTTCCGGAATACACCTCAATTTGCCCCAAAACCCAATTGCCTGATTTTGGAACGATAAAAATCATCTATCGCCCGAATAAACTCTGTATGGAATTAAAGTCTCTCAAGATGTACTTGCTCGCTTATCGCAATTTGGGGATCTTTTACGAGAACGCCGTGAACCGAATTCTCAAAGACGTGGTTAAATCTTGCAGTCCCAAATGGTGTGTGGTGCGAGGCGAGTTCTCCTCCCGCGGGGGAATTCACAGCACCATCGAAGCACGTTACCGATAA
- the gcvPA gene encoding putative glycine dehydrogenase (decarboxylating) subunit 1, whose protein sequence is MFQPNSALDEKKLLAAVGVSSFEELIQRLPKKYVNPGLGLPNEMAEMDLTRFLTDLSNKNGQPLSFLGAGSYDHFIPTVVSALSNRGEFSTAYTPYQPEASQGTLQVIFEFQSMVAEIYGMDIANASLYDAATALSEAALVAFRHTDRHILLIPDALHPHYRRTLETYFLENTPYRLVTLACPEGTIDPNDLDAKLKQNENQVAGVVVQTPNFFGCLENGSVIAEKAHAAGALLIASSNPLALGVVSPPGEFGADIAVGDGQPLGLSLSFGGPYVGLFACKKELMRKMPGRICGRTVDVNGKPAFVLTLQAREQHIRREKANSNICTNQNLCATAMTIHTAMLGPEGLKETAELNLQLAHYAAEQLSQLPGFNLKFTAPFFNEFVLELPEEAETLQKKALELGVLAGLPLKTFYPKLDRHLLINVTEKKSKEDIDRLVSVLRSLK, encoded by the coding sequence ATGTTCCAACCGAATTCCGCTCTTGACGAAAAAAAATTACTGGCCGCGGTGGGCGTTTCCTCTTTTGAGGAATTGATTCAACGCCTGCCCAAAAAATACGTTAACCCCGGCCTCGGCCTGCCCAATGAAATGGCGGAAATGGATTTGACGCGTTTTCTCACCGATCTCTCCAACAAAAATGGGCAACCCCTCAGTTTCTTGGGGGCTGGTTCTTACGATCATTTTATTCCCACCGTCGTATCGGCTTTGAGCAACCGCGGTGAGTTTTCAACGGCCTACACACCCTACCAGCCCGAAGCGAGTCAAGGCACGCTGCAAGTGATTTTTGAATTCCAAAGCATGGTCGCTGAAATCTACGGCATGGACATCGCCAATGCCTCTCTTTATGACGCGGCCACCGCCTTGTCTGAAGCCGCCTTGGTGGCCTTTCGGCACACCGATCGACACATTCTTCTTATTCCCGATGCTCTCCATCCCCATTATCGCCGCACCCTTGAAACCTATTTTCTAGAAAACACCCCCTATCGCCTTGTGACGCTTGCTTGTCCTGAGGGAACCATCGATCCCAATGATTTGGATGCCAAACTCAAACAAAATGAAAATCAAGTGGCCGGCGTGGTCGTTCAAACCCCCAACTTTTTTGGCTGCCTGGAAAACGGAAGCGTCATCGCCGAAAAAGCCCATGCGGCAGGAGCTCTTTTGATCGCCTCTTCCAACCCGCTCGCTCTGGGAGTTGTTTCTCCCCCTGGAGAATTCGGGGCCGACATTGCCGTGGGAGATGGGCAACCGCTGGGACTCTCCTTGTCCTTTGGAGGCCCGTATGTGGGCCTGTTCGCGTGCAAAAAAGAATTGATGAGGAAAATGCCGGGCCGCATCTGCGGACGGACTGTAGATGTAAACGGCAAACCGGCCTTTGTTTTGACTCTCCAAGCGCGCGAACAACATATCAGGCGGGAGAAGGCCAACTCCAACATCTGCACCAACCAAAACCTCTGCGCCACAGCCATGACCATTCACACCGCCATGCTGGGGCCCGAAGGACTCAAAGAAACCGCGGAACTGAACCTCCAACTCGCCCACTATGCCGCTGAACAGTTGAGCCAACTTCCTGGTTTCAATTTAAAATTCACGGCTCCCTTCTTTAATGAGTTTGTTCTTGAATTACCGGAGGAGGCAGAGACATTGCAAAAGAAAGCTCTCGAACTCGGCGTTCTTGCAGGTCTCCCGCTCAAAACTTTTTATCCCAAACTCGACCGGCACTTGCTCATCAATGTGACTGAGAAAAAATCAAAAGAGGACATTGACCGACTGGTGAGCGTCCTAAGGAGTCTTAAATGA
- a CDS encoding Magnesium transporter MgtE encodes MAANFRCRPIELFIPEIKQLLETRSFEPLQDLLNEINPIDLADGFPDFNPEQQLLMFMLLRQVRMMEVFEELELKEQEYILQHLDDQSLTPLVQDIPADVVAKLFKKLPEKMVKKMSKHMHKEKIEVVQDFMDYPPHTVGAIMRSNFIHVGPDTTAKATMSLLQARSRVRVEEGHDVIFVTNGNRRLLGGVALRTLIAAPSDIPMKEIMSPMSPIRILVTMDREEASDIFSRYKIMTAPVVDENGRLVGVLDADDVIQVIEQETTEDIQKLGAIEALEEPYFKTNIFDVVKKRATWLCLLFFGQTLTATAMGFFEGEIARAAVLALFIPLVISSGGNSGSQAATLIVRALSLKEITFRDWWRVVEREFVSGLTLGLILGSLGFLGIAGWGTFAHLYGPHHLLVGLAVGLALVLIVLWGSVIGSLLPIFLKKLGLDPAVASAPFVATLVDVTGLVIYFTVSLLVLKGTLL; translated from the coding sequence ATGGCCGCTAATTTTCGTTGCCGCCCCATCGAACTTTTCATTCCGGAAATAAAACAACTTCTTGAAACGCGTTCCTTTGAACCCCTTCAAGATCTGCTTAACGAGATCAACCCCATCGATTTGGCCGATGGTTTTCCAGATTTCAACCCCGAGCAACAACTCCTCATGTTTATGCTGCTCCGACAAGTTCGAATGATGGAAGTCTTCGAGGAATTAGAGCTAAAGGAACAAGAGTACATCCTTCAACATTTGGACGATCAATCGCTCACACCCCTGGTTCAAGATATCCCCGCCGATGTTGTGGCCAAACTATTTAAAAAGTTACCAGAGAAGATGGTCAAGAAGATGTCAAAGCACATGCACAAAGAGAAAATTGAAGTGGTGCAGGATTTCATGGATTACCCTCCTCACACCGTGGGCGCCATTATGCGGTCAAATTTCATTCACGTGGGACCCGACACAACAGCCAAAGCCACCATGTCTCTTCTTCAGGCAAGGTCAAGAGTTCGCGTAGAAGAAGGACACGATGTTATTTTCGTTACCAATGGAAATCGGCGATTATTGGGAGGAGTGGCGCTTCGAACCCTGATCGCAGCGCCCAGCGACATCCCCATGAAAGAGATTATGTCGCCCATGTCGCCCATTCGTATTTTGGTGACAATGGACAGAGAAGAAGCGTCCGACATTTTTTCCCGATACAAAATTATGACGGCGCCGGTGGTGGACGAAAATGGACGTTTGGTGGGCGTCCTCGACGCAGACGATGTGATTCAAGTTATCGAGCAAGAAACCACCGAAGACATTCAAAAACTCGGCGCTATTGAGGCTTTGGAAGAACCGTATTTTAAAACCAACATTTTTGATGTGGTTAAAAAGCGCGCCACCTGGCTCTGCCTTCTTTTCTTTGGCCAAACATTAACAGCCACTGCCATGGGATTTTTTGAAGGTGAAATTGCGCGGGCCGCTGTGTTGGCCCTTTTTATCCCGCTCGTGATATCCAGTGGTGGAAATTCAGGCTCGCAAGCCGCCACGCTTATTGTTCGGGCCCTTTCACTCAAAGAAATTACCTTCCGGGATTGGTGGCGTGTTGTCGAACGGGAATTCGTTTCAGGGCTAACGCTGGGCCTCATTCTGGGCAGCTTAGGATTTTTGGGAATTGCTGGCTGGGGAACCTTCGCCCACCTTTATGGCCCTCACCATCTGCTGGTTGGCCTGGCTGTGGGTTTGGCCTTGGTGCTGATTGTTCTCTGGGGTTCGGTCATTGGATCACTGCTTCCCATATTCCTTAAGAAATTGGGACTCGACCCAGCCGTGGCCTCCGCTCCGTTTGTGGCCACCTTGGTTGACGTGACGGGATTGGTTATTTATTTTACAGTCTCACTTTTGGTCCTCAAAGGAACGTTGCTGTGA
- the gcvT gene encoding Aminomethyltransferase: MKTPFYDKHIALGGKVVDFFGWELPIQYSTITLEHNAVRNKAGLFDISHMGQVFVWGRGAFDFLQNLTTNDLKKADIGKGIYSHLLNDKGGVIDDIFIYRLESDKFLVIVNASRREFDLAWMNQHRTNFEVKVMEAPFAAAFALQGPNAESIVAKLNPEIARLPRFGINEFEIGDLSVHAARTGYTGEDGFEFFAPAGHLLIVWDQVIAAGKEFGLLPCGLGARDTLRTEVAYPLYGHELDENHTSLEADLGWVVKLDKGNFIGRQALLKQKAGVLPSRLLGFKVESGGVARGGGKILLGGKEVGSVASGTFAPSLGYAIGMAYFPPDTEQDGVKFMIKQGERNLEAVTVKMPFYKPSAVSPAKVKI; this comes from the coding sequence ATGAAAACACCCTTTTACGACAAACACATCGCGCTCGGAGGCAAGGTCGTTGATTTTTTTGGATGGGAACTTCCCATCCAATACTCGACCATCACGCTCGAACACAATGCCGTTCGGAACAAAGCGGGACTCTTCGACATTTCCCACATGGGCCAAGTTTTTGTTTGGGGACGCGGCGCTTTCGATTTCCTCCAAAATCTCACCACCAACGACCTCAAAAAAGCCGATATCGGCAAAGGCATTTACTCGCATTTGCTCAATGACAAAGGCGGAGTCATTGACGACATTTTTATTTACCGCTTGGAAAGCGACAAATTCCTCGTGATCGTGAACGCCTCCCGCCGCGAGTTTGACCTGGCGTGGATGAATCAACATAGAACCAATTTTGAAGTAAAAGTCATGGAGGCTCCCTTTGCAGCGGCTTTCGCGCTCCAGGGACCGAACGCCGAAAGCATCGTTGCCAAACTGAACCCTGAAATCGCCCGGTTGCCTCGCTTCGGCATCAATGAATTTGAAATAGGAGATCTATCCGTGCATGCGGCCCGCACAGGGTACACCGGAGAAGATGGTTTTGAATTTTTTGCGCCCGCCGGCCATCTCTTGATTGTTTGGGACCAAGTCATTGCGGCCGGAAAAGAGTTTGGCCTTCTGCCCTGCGGTCTCGGCGCGCGTGATACGCTGAGGACCGAAGTGGCTTACCCTCTCTATGGACACGAACTGGATGAAAACCACACATCCCTCGAAGCGGACTTGGGGTGGGTGGTCAAATTGGACAAAGGAAATTTCATTGGCCGACAAGCTTTGCTAAAGCAAAAAGCTGGCGTGTTGCCCAGCCGGCTTTTGGGATTTAAGGTAGAGTCCGGCGGTGTGGCGAGGGGCGGCGGAAAAATTTTACTGGGCGGCAAAGAAGTGGGCTCGGTTGCGAGCGGCACTTTCGCGCCATCCCTTGGATACGCCATCGGCATGGCTTATTTTCCACCTGACACGGAACAAGATGGCGTCAAATTTATGATCAAGCAAGGAGAGAGAAATCTGGAAGCGGTAACGGTTAAGATGCCGTTCTACAAGCCGTCAGCTGTCAGCCCAGCGAAAGTGAAAATCTAA